Proteins from a genomic interval of Zingiber officinale cultivar Zhangliang chromosome 1B, Zo_v1.1, whole genome shotgun sequence:
- the LOC121973508 gene encoding CWF19-like protein 2 isoform X2 — protein MFSGIKFIPKEKLLSEKSQSDSDESGDKKIKRIDIRKRRQESSDDYSSSSEDNERKGKIKRKQRKRSREVKKKRKEKRSEDVSNNDSDRDLFRQNNEEIVRKELGLDWMLRSTDKMIENIHAHEKEATEEHEAVEEQRTHPRELNPYLKENGSGYPDDSMISDISGKPSSSAVGDGGASWRLKALKRAKEQAAREGRKLDKVVEERWGSLGQLTASVAASRAAPSHAHLHAIRDRRKGPSEFPESVLSDRTTRSIQQIHGEYNDISSRNSEMRRPKHDNLSWKKRRSSNMSAEDKSLISSAISDLNKFANDGSFMERISQHQNKSADVSTNSADPSPRENDQVEKRLQSLKEEVYEEKSLQSQTPVLSANQLAAKVLQLRMKGKHEEAEKLVKEMEAMVEKADADTKAVRLETQGSKDRYVMKQTSRKHMRREDDADLHLAQTIMQNKKYSLGEEDEYGFDVAPSKKNNKRKKDVAEDRNFSKRLLTQQERCQFCFENPSRPKHLVVSIANFTYLMLPQRQPIVEGHCCILPMQHEAATRSVDINVGDEIRNFKKCLVKMFASQDKDVLFLETVVQLSKQRRHCLLECIPIPSERAEEAPMYFRKALEEAEEEWGQHEMKKVIPTKGNLRQVIPENFSYFHVEFGLDKGFVHVIDKDSNFESGFGLNVVRGLLRLPEEDMYRSRRHESTDKQQQAVARFARDWQRFDWTRELE, from the exons ATGTTCTCTGGGATCAAATTCATTCCTAAAGAAAAGCTCCTTTCA GAAAAATCTCAGTCAGACTCAGATGAATCTGGAGACAAAAAGATCAAGAGGATAGACATAAGGAAGAGAAGACAAGAATCATCGGATGATTATTCATCATCGTCTGAAGATAATGAGAGAAAAGGCAAGATAAAGCGAAAACAAAGAAAGAGAAGTAGAGAAGTGAAAAAAAAGCGAAAGGAAAAAAGATCTG AGGATGTTTCTAACAATGATAGCGATAGAGACCTATTTCGTCAGAACAATGAAGAGATTGTAAGGAAGGAATTAGGGTTGGATTGGATGCTGAGATCCACAGATAAGATGATAGAGAATATTCATGCACATGAGAAGGAAGCAACTGAAGAGCATGAAGCTGTTGAG GAGCAGAGAACACATCCAAGGGAATTGAATCCCTATCTGAAAGAAAATGGCAGTGGGTATCCAGATGATTCAATGATTTCAGATATTAGTGGCAAACCCTCTTCTTCAGCTGTGGGCGATGGGGGAGCAAGCTGGAGGCTGAAAGCCTTAAAGCGTGCAAAAGAGCAGGCAGCACGTGAAGGACGAAAGCTCGATAAG GTTGTTGAAGAACGATGGGGTTCATTGGGCCAATTGACCGCCTCCGTGGCAGCTTCAAGGGCTGCCCCTTCTCATGCTCATTTGCATGCTATAAGAGACCGAAGGAAAGGCCCAAGTGAATTTCCTGAATCAGTTCTATCTGATAGAACTACAAGAAGCATTCAACAGATACATGGAGAATATAATGATATTTCTTCACGAAATTCTGAAATGAGAAGGCCTAAACATGATAATTTGTCCTGGAAAAAACGTAGAAGTTCTAATATGTCAGCGGAGGACAAATCCTTAATATCGTCAGCCATATCCGACTTAAATAAATTTGCAAATGATGGAAGCTTTATGGAGAGAATTTCTCAGCATCAAAATAAATCTGCTGATGTTTCTACAAATTCCGCCGATCCAAGTCCAAGGGAAAATGATCAAGTGGAGAAGAGATTGCAGTCTTTGAAAGAAgaagtttatgaagaaaaatccTTACAGTCACAGACACCAGTGCTGAGTGCAAACCAACTGGCAGCAAAGGTTTTACAGCTTCGTATGAAAGGAAAGCATGAGGAGGCTGAGAAATTGGTG AAAGAGATGGAAGCTATGGTTGAGAAAGCAGATGCTGACACTAAGGCAGTTAGATTGGAAACACAAGGAAGCAAAGACAG ATATGTAATGAAGCAAACATCTAGGAAACACATGAGGAGAGAAGACGATGCTGATTTACATCTTGCGCAGACAATAATGCAGAACAAAAAATACAGCTTGGGTGAAGAGGATGAGTATGGTTTTGATGTCGCTCCtagcaaaaaaaataataaaaggaaaaaggatgTGGCTGAGGACAGAAATTTTTCAAAACGACTATTGACTCAACAAGAGCGTTGTCAATTTTGTTTTGAAAACCCATCAAGACCAAAACATCTTGTTGTGTCAATTGCAAATTTTACTTACTTGATGCTACCTCAGCGACAACCTATTGTTGAAGGGCATTGCTGCATTTTGCCAATGCAG CATGAAGCTGCAACAAGATCTGTAGATATAAATGTTGGGGACGAGATCCGTAATTTCAAGAAGTGCTTAGTGAAGATGTTTGCCAGTCAAGACAAGGATGTATTATTTCTCGAAACTGTTGTTCAATTGTCAAAGCAGCGCCGCCACTGCTTGCTCGAGTGCATTCCTATACCCTCCGAGCGTGCTGAAGAAGCACCTATGTATTTCAGAAAG GCACTCGAAGAAGCGGAGGAAGAGTGGGGTCAGCATGAAATGAAAAAGGTCATCCCAACAAAGGGGAATCTGCGGCAAGTTATCCCTGAGAATTTTTCTTATTTCCACGTCGAATTCGGCCTAGACAAGGGTTTCGTTCATGTCATCGACAAAGACAGCAACTTCGAGAGCGGTTTTGGTTTGAACGTCGTCAGAGGCCTACTACGGCTCCCAGAGGAAGACATGTATCGGAGTAGAAGACACGAATCTACTGACAAACAGCAGCAGGCAGTGGCTAGATTTGCACGAGATTGGCAACGCTTCGATTGGACAAGAGAACTGGAATGA
- the LOC121973489 gene encoding protein Mpv17-like, with product MVVRILRIFWWFSGNISCSAAAAARAIQRGAQNPRRPPSRRPLSIDLAMLRLWRCYQNCLAVHPVKTQVISSGILWGFGDVGAQMVSRWTAAPQARQKEESKDIKIDWRRVVTTSMFGFAFIGPVGHYWYEYLDHIVRFHYRLHPKSLKFVTAKVVADALLLGPLDLLIFFSYMGVASGKGLKQVKEDVKRDFLPALPVDMAIWPVVQFANFRYVPVKQQLLYVNLVYLFESCFLSWIEQQGNAPWKKLFTSKNTRIALISDHPDIS from the exons ATGGTGGTAAGAATACTCAGAATTTTCTGGTGGTTTTCCGGAAATATATCGtgttccgccgccgccgccgctcgaGCGATTCAAAGAGGAGCGCAGAACCCTCGCCGTCCCCCCTCTCGCCGCCCTCTCTCGATCGATCTGGCGATGTTGAGGCTGTGGAGGTGCTACCAGAACTGCCTCGCCGTTCATCCCGTGAAGACGCAGGTGATCAGCTCCGGGATCCTCTGGGGCTTCGGCGACGTTGGCGCCCAGATGGTCTCCCGATGGACGGCGGCACCACAAGCGCGCCAAAAG GAAGAAAGCAAGGATATTAAAATAGACTGGAGAAGGGTAGTCACAACAAGCATGTTTGGGTTTGCATTCATCGGACCGGTCGGCCATTACTG GTACGAGTACTTAGACCATATTGTCCGGTTTCATTATCGACTCCACCCCAAGTCGCTAAAGTTCGTCACTGCAAAGGTGGTGGCAGATGCACTTCTTTTGGGTCCTCTAGACCTACTGATCTTCTTCTCTTACATGGGAGTGGCCTCCGGGAAAGGTCTAAAACAAGTGAAAGAAGACGTGAAAAGGGACTTCCTTCCAGCCCTCCCGGTAGACATGGCCATTTGGCCTGTAGTCCAGTTTGCAAATTTCCGATACGTCccggtgaagcagcagcttctctatGTGAATCTAGTTTACTTGTTTGAGAGCTGCTTCTTGTCCTGGATCGAGCAGCAGGGCAATGCTCCCTGGAAGAAGTTGTTTACCTCTAAAAATACTAGAATCGCCCTCATTTCTGACCACCCTGATATTTCTTAA
- the LOC121973500 gene encoding ras-related protein Rab7-like yields MASRRRMLLKVIILGDSGVGKTSLMNQYVNKKFSNQYKATIGADFLTKEVQIDDRLFTLQIWDTAGQERFQSLGVAFYRGADCCVLVYDVNVMKSFDNLNNWREEFLIQASPSDPENFPFILLGNKIDIDGGNSRVVSEKKAKAWCASKGNIPYFETSAKEGFNVEAAFQCIAKNALKNEPEEDIYLPDTIDVAGRATQQNSSGCEC; encoded by the exons ATGGCGTCCCGTCGGCGTATGCTTCTCAAAGTCATCATCCTCGGCGACAGCGG GGTTGGGAAGACTTCTCTGATGAATCA ATATGTGAACAAGAAGTTCAGCAACCAGTATAAAGCCACCATTGGAGCTGATTTCTTGACCAAAGAAGTCCAGATCGATGACAGATTGTTCACTTTACAG ATCTGGGACACGGCGGGGCAGGAAAGATTTCAGAGCCTTGGTGTGGCTTTCTATCGCGGAGCCGATTGCTGCGTTCTTGTCTACGATGTTAATGTtatgaaatcatttgataatttGAATAATTGGCGCGAGGAATTTCTGATTCAG GCTAGTCCATCTGATCCTGAGAACTTCCCTTTCATATTGTTGGGTAACAAGATCGATATTGATGGTGGCAATAGCCGTGTG GTCTCAGAGAAGAAAGCTAAAGCTTGGTGTGCATCGAAGGGCAACATCCCCTATTTTGAGACATCAGCAAAAGAAGGATTCAATGTGGAAGCTGCTTTTCAGTGTATTGCCAAGAATGCTCTAAAGAATGAACCTGAGGAAGATAT ATACCTTCCTGATACGATCGATGTGGCAGGGCGTGCAACCCAGCAAAACTCTTCAGGTTGTGAGTGCTAG
- the LOC121973471 gene encoding putative pentatricopeptide repeat-containing protein At3g25970 — MRSHICRWPAITRIFSTSASPQASIKALAIPQDIQSLASAGRLKDAIRSLILRRHLGRPVYPECFVSILRRCADADSLLIGRQLHAHMVVTCFDQDPFVCNHLINVYGKCGSLDDSRWVFRRLGEKRLRSWNILIAGYCKFGFLSEGRRLFDEMPKRGAVSWNTMIAAYDHWGPCEEALELFVLMTHSDCDIDRYGLSSVISACANLRFIQNGEALHGFSVKLGLDSHVHVGSAVVGCYSKCEQFDDAARFFDQMDVKELFTWNTMLDGYIQCSKISDAINFFNNMPEKNVISWTTIVAGCSQHGRNEKAIDFYNKMLTNGLIPDWMCFVSVLNACTGLLDLRKGSKIHASILRSGLGADRIVGSALVALYAKCGCFIDAQKVCHDLAVVDDFSQSVLIAEYVKHGLFDSAHKLFESLTVKSVTLWNALIGGYAAAGLFGEASATFKRMQMDGKYGDDYTFGSLLASGVHLELSFGEQLHSLIVKLGVDSSLFVAGALITMYSSNLNCQAAVRIFGSVKHPNHIIWTSMISGFASNNLINEAIHMFSVMTSSGILPDNVSLSIVIDSCSSLLNLHVGTQLHAFAYKLGFESDVVVGTALIDMYGKCWNIDPASRAFADINMHNIFSWTALVSGYMRLGMHETAKKLFEMMPQHNIVSWNIMLSGYAKHGFSSEVLQLYSQMSRSGLLPDLRSFASLLAVCIEFMLVENGKQVHAQIIKNGYHVNAQIDLYLTHMYQKFGELGSENEFTSSSFDSIVTDAVDGSKPDTISKNIQLLASAYLNYFSRINGQNRAD; from the coding sequence ATGAGATCTCACATCTGCCGATGGCCAGCCATCACCCGAATCTTCTCCACATCCGCATCCCCACAGGCGTCCATTAAGGCCCTGGCGATACCCCAGGACATCCAATCCCTCGCATCCGCCGGCCGGCTCAAGGACGCCATCCGATCCCTCATCCTCCGCCGCCACCTCGGCCGCCCGGTCTATCCGGAGTGCTTCGTCTCCATCCTCCGACGCTGCGCTGACGCCGATTCCCTACTCATCGGGCGGCAGCTCCACGCCCATATGGTCGTCACCTGCTTCGATCAGGACCCCTTCGTCTGCAACCATCTCATCAATGTGTACGGTAAGTGCGGCTCCTTGGACGACTCCCGTTGGGTTTTCAGAAGGTTGGGGGAGAAAAGGTTGCGTTCTTGGAACATTCTGATCGCTGGGTACTGCAAGTTTGGCTTTTTAAGTGAAGGTAGACGCTTGTTTGATGAAATGCCCAAGCGGGGTGCGGTTTCGTGGAATACGATGATCGCAGCATATGATCATTGGGGACCATGCGAGGAGGCACTGGAGTTGTTTGTTTTGATGACACATTCTGATTGCGATATCGATCGTTATGGGCTTTCCAGTGTGATTAGTGCCTGTGCCAATCTTAGATTTATACAGAATGGAGAGGCACTTCATGGGTTTTCTGTAAAGCTTGGACTTGATTCGCATGTTCATGTGGGTAGTGCTGTGGTTGGATGCTATTCAAAATGTGAACAGTTTGATGATGCTGCTAGATTTTttgatcaaatggatgttaaagaGCTCTTTACTTGGAACACAATGCTTGATGGTTATATACAGTGTTCAAAGATTAGTGATGCAATTAATTTCTTCAACAATATGCCGGAAAAGAATGTCATCTCTTGGACTACCATTGTGGCTGGATGTTCACAGCATGGTAGAAATGAGAAGGCAATTGATTTCTACAATAAAATGCTTACAAATGGTTTGATACCTGATTGGATGTGCTTTGTTAGTGTTTTAAATGCATGTACAGGGTTGTTGGATCTTAGAAAAGGATCGAAGATTCATGCTAGTATTCTTAGAAGTGGCCTTGGAGCAGACAGAATTGTTGGAAGTGCCTTAGTGGCCCTCTACGCAAAATGTGGGTGCTTTATTGATGCACAAAAAGTATGTCATGATTTAGCTGTTGTTGATGACTTCTCACAGAGCGTACTAATAGCTGAATATGTTAAACATGGATTGTTTGATAGTGCACACAAATTGTTTGAAAGCTTGACCGTGAAAAGTGTCACACTATGGAATGCATTGATTGGAGGTTATGCTGCAGCAGGTTTGTTTGGAGAGGCTTCTGCAACCTTTAAAAGAATGCAGATGGATGGTAAGTATGGTGATGATTACACCTTTGGAAGCCTCCTCGCCAGTGGTGTGCATCTGGAATTAAGTTTTGGTGAACAACTTCACTCACTGATAGTGAAGTTGGGAGTTGATTCATCTCTTTTTGTAGCTGGTGCTCTTATTACCATGTACAGCAGCAATTTAAATTGTCAAGCTGCGGTAAGAATATTTGGGTCCGTCAAGCATCCAAACCATATTATATGGACTTCCATGATTTCTGGGTTTGCATcaaataatttgattaatgaGGCCATCCATATGTTTTCTGTCATGACTTCTTCAGGTATACTGCCAGATAATGTTTCATTATCAATTGTTATTGATTCATGTTCAAGTTTATTAAATCTGCATGTCGGAACACAACTTCACGCCTTTGCGTACAAGTTAGGTTTTGAATCAGATGTTGTAGTTGGAACTGCTCTCATAGATATGTATGGGAAATGCTGGAACATTGATCCTGCATCACGTGCATTTGCTGATATAAACATGCACAATATTTTTAGCTGGACTGCACTAGTAAGTGGGTACATGAGATTGGGAATGCATGAAACTGCGAAGAAGCTTTTTGAGATGATGCCTCAGCACAACATTGTTTCATGGAATATAATGCTTTCTGGATATGCAAAACATGGGTTTTCATCAGAAGTATTACAATTATACAGTCAAATGTCTAGATCAGGCCTATTGCCAGATCTGAGAAGTTTTGCCTCTCTTTTAGCAGTTTGCATCGAGTTTATGTTGGTGGAAAATGGAAAGCAAGTTCATGCCCAAATTATAAAGAACGGCTATCATGTGAATGCAcaaattgatttatatttgacaCATATGTACCAGAAATTTGGAGAATTAGGGAGTGAAAATGAGTTCACTTCTAGCTCCTTTGATTCAATTGTCACAGATGCTGTAGATGGATCAAAACCAGATACCATATCAAAGAATATTCAACTTTTAGCATCTGCCTACTTGAACTACTTTAGTAGAATTAATGGCCAAAACAGAGCAGATTGA
- the LOC121973508 gene encoding CWF19-like protein 2 isoform X1 gives MFSGIKFIPKEKLLSEKSQSDSDESGDKKIKRIDIRKRRQESSDDYSSSSEDNERKGKIKRKQRKRSREVKKKRKEKRSAEDVSNNDSDRDLFRQNNEEIVRKELGLDWMLRSTDKMIENIHAHEKEATEEHEAVEEQRTHPRELNPYLKENGSGYPDDSMISDISGKPSSSAVGDGGASWRLKALKRAKEQAAREGRKLDKVVEERWGSLGQLTASVAASRAAPSHAHLHAIRDRRKGPSEFPESVLSDRTTRSIQQIHGEYNDISSRNSEMRRPKHDNLSWKKRRSSNMSAEDKSLISSAISDLNKFANDGSFMERISQHQNKSADVSTNSADPSPRENDQVEKRLQSLKEEVYEEKSLQSQTPVLSANQLAAKVLQLRMKGKHEEAEKLVKEMEAMVEKADADTKAVRLETQGSKDRYVMKQTSRKHMRREDDADLHLAQTIMQNKKYSLGEEDEYGFDVAPSKKNNKRKKDVAEDRNFSKRLLTQQERCQFCFENPSRPKHLVVSIANFTYLMLPQRQPIVEGHCCILPMQHEAATRSVDINVGDEIRNFKKCLVKMFASQDKDVLFLETVVQLSKQRRHCLLECIPIPSERAEEAPMYFRKALEEAEEEWGQHEMKKVIPTKGNLRQVIPENFSYFHVEFGLDKGFVHVIDKDSNFESGFGLNVVRGLLRLPEEDMYRSRRHESTDKQQQAVARFARDWQRFDWTRELE, from the exons ATGTTCTCTGGGATCAAATTCATTCCTAAAGAAAAGCTCCTTTCA GAAAAATCTCAGTCAGACTCAGATGAATCTGGAGACAAAAAGATCAAGAGGATAGACATAAGGAAGAGAAGACAAGAATCATCGGATGATTATTCATCATCGTCTGAAGATAATGAGAGAAAAGGCAAGATAAAGCGAAAACAAAGAAAGAGAAGTAGAGAAGTGAAAAAAAAGCGAAAGGAAAAAAGATCTG CAGAGGATGTTTCTAACAATGATAGCGATAGAGACCTATTTCGTCAGAACAATGAAGAGATTGTAAGGAAGGAATTAGGGTTGGATTGGATGCTGAGATCCACAGATAAGATGATAGAGAATATTCATGCACATGAGAAGGAAGCAACTGAAGAGCATGAAGCTGTTGAG GAGCAGAGAACACATCCAAGGGAATTGAATCCCTATCTGAAAGAAAATGGCAGTGGGTATCCAGATGATTCAATGATTTCAGATATTAGTGGCAAACCCTCTTCTTCAGCTGTGGGCGATGGGGGAGCAAGCTGGAGGCTGAAAGCCTTAAAGCGTGCAAAAGAGCAGGCAGCACGTGAAGGACGAAAGCTCGATAAG GTTGTTGAAGAACGATGGGGTTCATTGGGCCAATTGACCGCCTCCGTGGCAGCTTCAAGGGCTGCCCCTTCTCATGCTCATTTGCATGCTATAAGAGACCGAAGGAAAGGCCCAAGTGAATTTCCTGAATCAGTTCTATCTGATAGAACTACAAGAAGCATTCAACAGATACATGGAGAATATAATGATATTTCTTCACGAAATTCTGAAATGAGAAGGCCTAAACATGATAATTTGTCCTGGAAAAAACGTAGAAGTTCTAATATGTCAGCGGAGGACAAATCCTTAATATCGTCAGCCATATCCGACTTAAATAAATTTGCAAATGATGGAAGCTTTATGGAGAGAATTTCTCAGCATCAAAATAAATCTGCTGATGTTTCTACAAATTCCGCCGATCCAAGTCCAAGGGAAAATGATCAAGTGGAGAAGAGATTGCAGTCTTTGAAAGAAgaagtttatgaagaaaaatccTTACAGTCACAGACACCAGTGCTGAGTGCAAACCAACTGGCAGCAAAGGTTTTACAGCTTCGTATGAAAGGAAAGCATGAGGAGGCTGAGAAATTGGTG AAAGAGATGGAAGCTATGGTTGAGAAAGCAGATGCTGACACTAAGGCAGTTAGATTGGAAACACAAGGAAGCAAAGACAG ATATGTAATGAAGCAAACATCTAGGAAACACATGAGGAGAGAAGACGATGCTGATTTACATCTTGCGCAGACAATAATGCAGAACAAAAAATACAGCTTGGGTGAAGAGGATGAGTATGGTTTTGATGTCGCTCCtagcaaaaaaaataataaaaggaaaaaggatgTGGCTGAGGACAGAAATTTTTCAAAACGACTATTGACTCAACAAGAGCGTTGTCAATTTTGTTTTGAAAACCCATCAAGACCAAAACATCTTGTTGTGTCAATTGCAAATTTTACTTACTTGATGCTACCTCAGCGACAACCTATTGTTGAAGGGCATTGCTGCATTTTGCCAATGCAG CATGAAGCTGCAACAAGATCTGTAGATATAAATGTTGGGGACGAGATCCGTAATTTCAAGAAGTGCTTAGTGAAGATGTTTGCCAGTCAAGACAAGGATGTATTATTTCTCGAAACTGTTGTTCAATTGTCAAAGCAGCGCCGCCACTGCTTGCTCGAGTGCATTCCTATACCCTCCGAGCGTGCTGAAGAAGCACCTATGTATTTCAGAAAG GCACTCGAAGAAGCGGAGGAAGAGTGGGGTCAGCATGAAATGAAAAAGGTCATCCCAACAAAGGGGAATCTGCGGCAAGTTATCCCTGAGAATTTTTCTTATTTCCACGTCGAATTCGGCCTAGACAAGGGTTTCGTTCATGTCATCGACAAAGACAGCAACTTCGAGAGCGGTTTTGGTTTGAACGTCGTCAGAGGCCTACTACGGCTCCCAGAGGAAGACATGTATCGGAGTAGAAGACACGAATCTACTGACAAACAGCAGCAGGCAGTGGCTAGATTTGCACGAGATTGGCAACGCTTCGATTGGACAAGAGAACTGGAATGA